The Cucumis melo cultivar AY chromosome 5, USDA_Cmelo_AY_1.0, whole genome shotgun sequence genome has a segment encoding these proteins:
- the LOC107991006 gene encoding linoleate 13S-lipoxygenase 2-1, chloroplastic-like: MLNSSILYRSKQASFAYQKPFIHRNFEVLSLHLDQGFKPNASRIGSTNNLSVVKESSFAMTSINRPISVKVVVTIKRCINELFPHFGFKPRLDHITNWWPSQALSLEFISVEMDPTTGLEKGTTKAYAEKVKREDNEVIVYETKVVIPADFGAIGGVLVENERNKELFLMDIVIHGIPTQYHLHFPCNSWIQSKDKRIFFTTKVISITY; this comes from the exons atgttgAACTCTTCAATACTTTATAGGTCAAAGCAAGCTTCGTTTGCGTATCAAAAGCCATTTATTCATAgaaattttgaagttttatCACTCCATCTTGATCAAGGATTCAAACCAAATGCTTCTCGTATTGGTTCCACCAATAATCTCAGTGTTGTTAAAGAGTCATCCTTTGCTATGACTTCCATCAACAGACCAATTTCAGTCAAAGTTGTGGTTACAATTAAACGGTGCATTAATGAATTGTTTCCACATTTTGGGTTCAAACCAAGGCTTGACCATATCACTAATTGGTGGCCAAGTCAAGCACTTAGTTTGGAGTTCATTAGCGTTGAGATGGATCCAA CAACAGGATTGGAGAAGGGAACAACAAAAGCTTATGCAGAGAAAGTGAAGAGAGAGGATAATGAGGTAATTGTGTACGAGACAAAGGTGGTAATTCCAGCAGATTTTGGTGCAATTGGAGGAGTTTTGGTTGAGAATGAACGTAACAAAGAGTTGTTTCTTATGGACATTGTGATCCATGGAATTCCAACTCAATATCATCTTCATTTCCCATGCAATTCTTGGATTCAGAGCAAAGATAAAAGAATCTTCTTCACCACTAAGGTCATTTCTATaacatattaa
- the LOC103491539 gene encoding linoleate 13S-lipoxygenase 2-1, chloroplastic-like, giving the protein MLKSPACGSSTQVALVTLCHLRRSSNRSGALFQPYPNDINLKKQLRGKKSKNNGVLRLVSGGGIIKAALATAAEPTTTVITKVIVKKITGETTSSNLMEASQPPQKLLQLGFASILLDPRTGSEKPPITVQAKLISEDEVEEIYEASLEVRSDFGEIGAVIVEHHNEKEMFIKEVHLNGLTSGPLNISCNSWVQPKTLVPTQKRVFFTNKSYLPSQTPAGLKSMRETELMNLRGNGTGERQSYDRIYDYDVYNDLGDPDKSEDLKRSILGGPDNSPYPRRCRTGRPATKTDPNSEQRATESIYVPRDEAFSDIKSKAFNANQLSAALQTLIPRLQVHFDPNAGFPNFKAIDALFDVDGFNLSPPDSSISSFKDLLPWIFKLIYETGEFLFRFKPPVPMDRDKFFWLRDEEFARQTLAGPNPCSIQLVKEWPLSSQLDPKVYGPPESAFNTQMIDQEIGSMTVHEAIQKKKLYMLDYHDMLLPYVQKVRALKGTTLYGSRTLFFLNEDETLRPLAIELTRPPMNGKPQWKRVYGPSEKATSLWLWRFAKAHVLAHDAGYHQLVSHWLRTHCAVEPYVIATNRQLSAMHPIYRLLHPHFRYTMEINASARTNLINGGGTIESTFSPLKYSMELSSTAYDLQWQFDLQALPADLIHRGLAEEDPTASHGLKLHIKDYPFANDGLILWDALKQWVTEYVNHYYPDPYLVTTDTELQAWWTEIRTVGHADKQEKPWWPLLNTPQDLIDIVTNIAWVASAHHAAVNFGQYAYSGYFPNRPSITRTNMPTEDNNPALWKSFLEKPEELLLDSFPSQFQATQVMLVMNMLSSHSPDEEYIGKDMEPSWGDNPTIKAAFERFSTSIKNMELIIDHRNSDSNLKNRTGAGVTPYELLKPFSESGVTGKGVPYSISI; this is encoded by the exons atgttgaAATCTCCAGCCTGTGGGTCTTCAACTCAGGTGGCTCTGGTGACTCTCTGCCATTTGCGGAGGTCTTCGAACCGCAGCGGTGCTTTGTTTCAGCCATATCCAAATGATATTAACTTGAAGAAGCAGCTGAGGGGGAAAAAGAGTAAGAATAATGGAGTGTTGAGATTAGTGTCCGGAGGTGGGATAATCAAAGCAGCCTTAGCCACAGCCGCCGAACCCACAACTACGGTCATCACGAAAGTGATTGTGAAGAAGATCACCGGAGAAACCACCTCGTCCAACCTTATGGAAGCAAGCCAACCCCCTCAAAAGTTGCTACAGCTTGGGTTCGCTAGCATTTTACTAGATCCCA GAACTGGATCAGAGAAACCCCCGATCACTGTTCAAGCAAAATTAATAAGTGAGGATGAGGTGGAAGAAATTTACGAGGCTAGTTTGGAAGTTCGCTCAGATTTTGGAGAGATTGGGGCCGTAATTGTTGAGCACCACAATGAAAAGGAGATGTTCATCAAAGAGGTTCATCTCAACGGCCTTACTTCTGGTCCACTCAACATCAGTTGCAATTCATGGGTTCAACCCAAGACTTTGGTTCCCACCCAGAAGAGAGTCTTCTTCACTAACAAG TCATACTTGCCATCGCAAACACCTGCTGGTCTTAAATCCATGAGAGAAACAGAGTTGATGAATTTGCGAGGGAATGGTACTGGAGAGCGTCAGAGTTATGATAGAATATATGATTATGATGTATACAATGACCTAGGAGATCCTGACAAGAGTGAAGATCTCAAAAGATCTATTCTCGGTGGCCCTGATAATAGTCCTTATCCTAGACGTTGTAGAACCGGTCGTCCAGCTACTAAGACAG ATCCAAATTCAGAGCAAAGGGCAACAGAAAGCATATACGTTCCTCGAGATGAGGCATTCTCTGATATAAAGAGCAAGGCGTTCAATGCAAATCAGTTATCAGCTGCGTTACAGACCCTTATACCTAGACTCCAAGTACATTTTGACCCAAACGCAGGATTCCCCAACTTCAAGGCAATTGATGCACTTTTTGATGTTGATGGTTTCAACTTGTCCCCTCCTGACTCCAGTATATCGTCTTTCAAAGATCTTTTACCTTGGATTTTCAAACTCATCTATGAGACTGGAGAATTTCTCTTCCGCTTTAAGCCTCCTGTACCTATGGATA ggGACAAGTTTTTTTGGTTGAGAGATGAAGAATTCGCGAGGCAAACTCTTGCTGGTCCTAACCCATGCAGCATTCAATTAGTTAAG GAGTGGCCATTAAGTAGCCAACTTGATCCTAAAGTCTATGGTCCTCCCGAGTCTGCATTCAACACCCAAATGATTGATCAAGAAATCGGATCCATGACCGTTCATGAG gcaatacaaaagaaaaagctATATATGTTGGATTACCACGACATGTTGTTGCCATATGTGCAAAAAGTAAGAgcccttaagggaacaaccctGTATGGATCAAGAACattattctttttaaatgaGGATGAAACACTCAGGCCACTAGCTATTGAGCTGACACGACCGCCTATGAATGGAAAGCCTCAATGGAAAAGAGTTTATGGACCCAGCGAGAAGGCTACTAGCCTCTGGCTTTGGAGGTTTGCTAAAGCTCATGTTCTTGCCCATGACGCTGGTTATCATCAACTTGTCAGCCATTGGTTGAGAACTCATTGTGCTGTGGAGCCGTATGTTATAGCCACAAATAGACAATTGAGTGCAATGCACCCTATCTATAGACTCCTACATCCTCATTTTAGATACACTATGGAGATCAATGCATCTGCTCGCACCAATCTTATCAATGGGGGTGGAACAATCGAGTCCACATTCTCACCTCTTAAATATTCTATGGAGTTGAGTTCTACCGCATATGATCTTCAATGGCAGTTTGACTTGCAAGCCTTACCAGCTGACCTAATTCACAG GGGATTAGCTGAGGAGGATCCAACTGCTTCACATGGTCTAAAACTGCACATAAAAGATTATCCTTTTGCTAATGATGGATTGATCTTGTGGGATGCTCTAAAACAATGGGTGACAGAGTATGTGAATCATTACTATCCAGACCCATACCTTGTAACAACTGACACAGAGCTACAAGCATGGTGGACTGAGATTAGAACGGTAGGACATGCTGACAAACAAGAAAAGCCATGGTGGCCACTCCTCAACACGCCTCAAGATCTAATAGACATAGTGACAAACATCGCTTGGGTAGCATCAGCACACCATGCAGCTGTGAACTTTGGGCAATATGCATACTCAGGGTATTTTCCAAATAGGCCAAGTATAACAAGAACCAACATGCCCACAGAAGACAATAACCCCGCACTTTGGAAAAGCTTCTTAGAAAAGCCAGAGGAGTTGCTTCTAGATTCTTTCCCTTCGCAATTTCAAGCAACACAGGTAATGTTGGTGATGAATATGCTATCAAGTCATTCTCCTGATGAAGAGTATATTGGAAAGGATATGGAGCCATCGTGGGGCGATAATCCAACAATAAAAGCAGCATTTGAGAGGTTTAGTACAAGTATAAAAAACATGGAGCTAATAATTGATCATAGGAATTCTGATTCAAACTTGAAGAATAGAACTGGAGCTGGGGTTACTCCCTATGAACTTTTAAAGCCATTTTCAGAGTCCGGGGTGACAGGAAAGGGAGTTCCATACAGTATTTCTATTTAA
- the LOC103491674 gene encoding linoleate 13S-lipoxygenase 2-1, chloroplastic-like isoform X2, producing the protein MEFYVPRDEAFSISEQGNTLMKAFYSMLYGFLPALENIFTEHNSNLFETKHPSPFARLVQILTDKAMDILLLHSSQTSYGDKFFWFRDEEFARQTLAGLNPYSIRLVTEWPLKSELDPSIYGSPESAITDEIVEQQIKGIMSLDEALKQKKLFILDYHDVFIPYVAKVRKLKGRTLYGSRTLFFLNPDGTLRPLAIELSRPPIDNEPQWKDVFTPCWDAYGLWLWRIAKAHVLAHDSGHHQLITHWLRTHCCVEPYVIATHRQLSAVHPIYRLLHPHFRYTMAINAAAREGLINVEGLIENIFSTGKYSMEISSLVYDKQWQFNLEALPADLIHRGLAVEDPHAAHGLKLSIEDYPFANDGLILWDAIKEWATEYVNHYYPNPSVVNSDDELQAWWTEIRTVGHADKKDEPWWPILNTPKDLIDIVTTIIWVTSGHHAAVNFGQYSFAASYYPARPSLTRLNIPTEQPNSQLWNCFLENPENVFLETFPSHFQATLLLSILKILSSHSPDEEYLGGDMEAAWEDEDVIKEAFYKFRAKLQNLEVIIDERNANPNLKNRHGAAGIGPYQLLKPFSEPGVTARGVPNSVSI; encoded by the exons ATGGAGTTTTATGTGCCACGAGATGAAGCATTCTCCATATCAGAACAAGGAAATACATTGATGAAGGCATTTTATTCCATGTTATATGGCTTCTTACCAGCTTTAGAGAACATCTTCACTGAACATAATTCCAATCTCTTTGAAACAAAACATCCTTCTCCTTTTGCTAGACTTGTCCAAATCCTTACTGATAAGGCCATGGATATCTTACTCTTGCATTCTTCGCAAACATCCTATG GGGACAAATTCTTTTGGTTTAGAGACGAGGAATTTGCTAGACAGACCCTTGCAGGTCTCAACCCGTATAGCATAAGACTTGTCACG GAATGGCCATTGAAGAGTGAGCTTGACCCTTCTATTTATGGTTCCCCTGAATCCGCAATCACTGATGAAATAGTTGAGCAACAAATAAAAGGAATCATGAGTCTTGATGAg GCATTGAAACAAAAGAAGTTATTTATATTAGATTATCATGATGTGTTCATACCATATGTAGCAAAGGTAAGAAAGCTGAAAGGGAGAACGTTATACGGTTCAAGaacattatttttcttaaacCCAGATGGCACTTTAAGGCCACTAGCCATTGAGCTTAGCAGACCACCCATTGATAACGAACCACAATGGAAAGATGTTTTCACACCATGTTGGGATGCCTATGGCCTTTGGCTTTGGAGGATCGCGAAAGCTCATGTGCTTGCTCATGATTCTGGTCATCATCAACTTATTACTCATTG GCTGAGAACCCATTGTTGCGTGGAACCTTACGTAATTGCTACTCACAGACAACTAAGTGCAGTGCATCCCATTTATAGACTATTGCATCCGCACTTTCGGTATACCATGGCGATCAATGCAGCGGCTAGGGAAGGCCTTATCAATGTAGAAGGGCTTATTGAGAATATCTTCTCAACAGGAAAATATTCTATGGAAATTAGTTCCTTGGTCTATGACAAACAATGGCAATTCAACTTAGAAGCTTTACCTGCTGACTTAATTCACAG GGGATTAGCTGTTGAAGATCCCCATGCAGCTCATGGTCTAAAGTTGAGTATTGAAGACTACCCTTTCGCTAATGACGGGCTAATTCTTTGGGATGCCATCAAAGAATGGGCTACAGAATATGTAAATCATTACTATCCCAACCCAAGTGTTGTGAATTCAGATGATGAACTTCAAGCATGGTGGACAGAAATTCGAACTGTAGGCCATGCAGATAAAAAGGATGAACCATGGTGGCCAATTCTCAACACTCCTAAAGACCTCATTGACATTGTCACAACCATCATCTGGGTTACTTCAGGGCACCACGCTGCGGTTAACTTCGGACAATATTCTTTCGCGGCTAGTTATTATCCAGCTCGACCTAGTCTTACACGACTCAACATCCCTACAGAACAACCAAACTCACAGCTTTGGAATTGCTTTCTTGAAAATCCAGAAAACGTGTTTTTAGAAACTTTTCCTTCGCATTTTCAAGCTACGTTACTTTTGTCGATTTTGAAGATATTGTCAAGTCATTCTCCAGATGAGGAGTATTTAGGAGGGGATATGGAAGCAGCATGGGAAGATGAGGATGTTATAAAGGAAGCATTTTATAAGTTTAGAGCAAAATtgcaaaatttggaagtgattATTGATGAAAGAAATGCTAATCCTAACTTGAAAAATAGACATGGAGCAGCTGGGATTGGACCTTATCAACTTTTGAAGCCATTTTCAGAGCCTGGTGTTACAGCAAGAGGGGTTCCTAATAGTGTTtccatttaa
- the LOC103491540 gene encoding linoleate 13S-lipoxygenase 2-1, chloroplastic-like: protein MLKSQGLGSSIGVAPVTLRHMQTSLARRRNIDGSALVPYQNNNDLQKKLRGIKIKNNDNNGGLRLMSGPSGTIKAALATATELTTSVITKVVVKKITGEITSSTIIKENQLATQKVLQLGFASILTDPSTGAEKPPIMVQANLIHEDVVEEIYVAKLEVPSNFGEIGAVIVENFNQKEMFIKEVDLDGLTSGSLTIPCNSWVQPKTVDPTQRVFFTNKSYLPSQTPAGLISMREAELVNLRGNGTGERQSYDRIYDYDVYNDLGDPNKNEDLKRPVLGGPTRPYPRRCRTGRPPCQTDPQSEQKAKGSIYVPRDETFSDIKQAQFNASTLLSVLRTIIPNLQVHFDRNAGFPNFESIDALFDVDGFNLPPLESTTSFKDLLPWIFKLISETGEFFLRFQIPEPMDRNKFFWLSDEEFARQTLAGLNPHSIQLVTEWPLTSQLDPAVYGPPESAFKTLNIDRQIGSMTVQEAIEKKKLFILDYHDLLLPYVQPVRALKGTTLYGSRTLFFLDEDGTLRPLAIELTRPPMDGKPQWKRVYEPSEKATSLWLWRFAKAHVLAHDAGYHQLVSHWLRTHCAVEPYVIATNRQLSAMHPIYRLLHPHFRYTMEINASARSTLIDAGGIIESTFSPLKYSMELSSSAYDLQWQFDLQALPADLIHRGLAEEDPTASHGLKLHIKDYPYANDGLILWDALKQWVTEYVNHYYPSSYLVTSDTELQAWWNEIRTKGHADKQNEPWWPVLNTPQDLIDIVTSIAWVASAHHAAVNFGQYAYSGYFPNRPSITRTNMPTEDYNPTLWKSFLEKPEDLLLNSFPSQYQATQVMFTLNVLSSHSPDEEYLGKNMEPSWNDNPAIKAAFERFSARLKELELIIDTRNVDPILKNRTGAGVTPYELLKPLSGPGVTGKGVPYSISI from the exons ATGTTGAAATCTCAAGGCCTTGGTTCATCCATAGGGGTGGCGCCGGTGACTCTCCGCCATATGCAGACATCGTTGGCACGTCGTCGCAACATTGATGGCAGTGCTTTGGTTCCTTACCAGAATAATAATGATCTCCAAAAGAAACTAAGAGGGATTAAGATCAAGAACAATGATAATAATGGAGGTTTGAGATTGATGTCTGGGCCGAGTGGAACAATCAAAGCAGCCTTAGCAACAGCCACTGAACTAACCACTAGTGTCATTACAAAAGTTGTTGTGAAGAAGATCACAGGAGAAATCACTTCATCCACCATTATCAAAGAAAACCAATTAGCCACTCAAAAAGTTCTCCAGCTTGGGTTCGCCAGCATTCTCACTGATCCTA GCACTGGAGCAGAGAAGCCCCCCATTATGGTTCAGGCAAATTTGATACATGAGGATGTGGTAGAAGAAATTTATGTAGCAAAGTTGGAGGTTCCCTCAAATTTTGGGGAGATTGGGGCTGTCATTGTTGAGAACTTCAATCAAAAAGAGATGTTCATCAAAGAAGTTGACCTCGATGGCCTTACTTCTGGTTCACTCACCATCCCTTGCAACTCATGGGTTCAACCCAAGACCGTAGATCCCACACAGAGAGTCTTCTTCACCAACAAG TCATACTTGCCATCGCAAACTCCTGCCGGACTTATATCCATGAGGGAAGCAGAGTTGGTGAATTTACGAGGTAATGGTACTGGAGAGCGTCAGAGTTACGATAGAATATACGATTATGATGTGTACAATGACCTTGGAGATCCCAACAAGAACGAGGATCTCAAAAGACCCGTTCTCGGTGGCCCTACCCGCCCTTATCCTAGACGTTGCAGAACTGGTCGTCCACCTTGTCAAACAG ATCCACAATCAGAGCAAAAGGCAAAAGGAAGCATATATGTCCCTCGAGATGAGACATTCTCTGATATAAAGCAGGCACAGTTCAATGCATCAACTTTGTTGAGTGTGTTACGAACGATTATACCCAATCTTCAGGTGCATTTCGATCGAAATGCTGGATTCCCAAACTTCGAGTCAATTGATGCACTTTTTGATGTTGATGGTTTCAACTTGCCCCCTCTTGAATCCACTACGTCTTTCAAAGATCTTTTACCTTGGATTTTCAAACTCATCTCTGAAACTGGAGAATTTTTCCTTCGCTTTCAGATTCCTGAACCTATGGATA GGAATAAGTTCTTTTGGTTGAGCGATGAAGAATTTGCAAGGCAGACTCTTGCTGGTCTTAACCCACACAGCATCCAATTGGTCACG GAGTGGCCGTTAACTAGCCAACTCGACCCTGCTGTCTATGGTCCTCCTGAGTCCGCATTCAAAACCTTAAATATAGATCGCCAAATTGGCTCCATGACAGTTCAAGAG gcaattgaaaagaaaaagttgttTATTTTGGATTACCACGATCTTTTGTTGCCATATGTCCAACCAGTGAGAGCCCTTAAAGGAACAACCCTTTATGGATCAAGAACATTGTTCTTTCTCGACGAGGATGGAACACTTAGGCCATTAGCGATTGAGCTAACACGACCACCTATGGATGGAAAGCCTCAATGGAAAAGAGTTTATGAACCTAGCGAGAAAGCCACTAGCCTCTGGCTTTGGAGATTTGCCAAAGCTCATGTTCTTGCCCATGACGCTGGTTATCACCAACTTGTCAGCCATTGGTTGAGGACTCACTGTGCTGTAGAGCCTTACGTTATAGCCACAAATAGACAATTGAGTGCAATGCACCCTATCTATAGACTTCTACATCCTCATTTTAGGTACACTATGGAAATCAATGCATCTGCTCGTAGTACTCTTATTGATGCAGGTGGAATAATCGAGAGCACATTTTCACCTCTTAAGTATTCCATGGAGTTAAGTTCTTCAGCATACGATCTCCAATGGCAGTTCGATTTGCAAGCTTTACCGGCTGATCTAATTCACAg AGGATTGGCTGAGGAGGATCCAACTGCTTCACATGGTCTGAAATTACACATTAAAGATTATCCTTATGCTAACGATGGTTTGATTTTATGGGATGCTCTAAAACAATGGGTGACAGAGTATGTGAATCATTACTATCCATCCTCGTACCTTGTAACATCTGACACAGAGCTCCAAGCATGGTGGAATGAGATCAGAACAAAGGGACATGCAGACAAACAAAACGAGCCATGGTGGCCAGTTCTCAACACTCCTCAAGATCTAATAGACATAGTGACAAGCATTGCTTGGGTGGCATCAGCGCACCATGCAGCCGTGAACTTTGGGCAATATGCATATTCAGGGTATTTCCCAAACAGACCAAGTATAACAAGAACCAACATGCCCACGGAAGATTATAACCCTACTCTTTGGAAAAGCTTTTTGGAAAAGCCAGAAGATTTGCTGCTAAATTCCTTCCCTTCACAATATCAAGCAACACAGGTAATGTTCACATTGAATGTGTTGTCAAGTCACTCTCCAGATGAAGAGTATCTTGGTAAGAATATGGAGCCATCGTGGAACGATAATCCTGCAATAAAGGCAGCATTTGAAAGGTTTAGTGCAAGGCTAAAAGAATTGGAGTTGATAATTGATACTAGGAATGTTGATCCCATCTTGAAGAACAGAACTGGTGCAGGAGTTACACCCTATGAACTTTTGAAGCCATTATCAGGACCTGGAGTAACTGGAAAGGGTGTTCCATATAGTATTTCTATTTAA
- the LOC103491674 gene encoding linoleate 13S-lipoxygenase 2-1, chloroplastic-like isoform X1: protein MYVQSYLPPNTPDGLKRYRREELRNLQGSGYKKHESHHRIYDYDVYNDLGDPDKGVRYSRPILGGKQFPYPRRCMTGRPRTSSDPLSEVRSMEFYVPRDEAFSISEQGNTLMKAFYSMLYGFLPALENIFTEHNSNLFETKHPSPFARLVQILTDKAMDILLLHSSQTSYGDKFFWFRDEEFARQTLAGLNPYSIRLVTEWPLKSELDPSIYGSPESAITDEIVEQQIKGIMSLDEALKQKKLFILDYHDVFIPYVAKVRKLKGRTLYGSRTLFFLNPDGTLRPLAIELSRPPIDNEPQWKDVFTPCWDAYGLWLWRIAKAHVLAHDSGHHQLITHWLRTHCCVEPYVIATHRQLSAVHPIYRLLHPHFRYTMAINAAAREGLINVEGLIENIFSTGKYSMEISSLVYDKQWQFNLEALPADLIHRGLAVEDPHAAHGLKLSIEDYPFANDGLILWDAIKEWATEYVNHYYPNPSVVNSDDELQAWWTEIRTVGHADKKDEPWWPILNTPKDLIDIVTTIIWVTSGHHAAVNFGQYSFAASYYPARPSLTRLNIPTEQPNSQLWNCFLENPENVFLETFPSHFQATLLLSILKILSSHSPDEEYLGGDMEAAWEDEDVIKEAFYKFRAKLQNLEVIIDERNANPNLKNRHGAAGIGPYQLLKPFSEPGVTARGVPNSVSI, encoded by the exons ATGTATGTTCAGTCATACTTGCCACCAAATACACCAGATGGACTAAAGAGATACAGAAGAGAAGAGCTTAGGAATTTGCAAGGCAGTGGGTACAAGAAACATGAGAGCCACCATAGAATATACGACTATGACGTGTACAATGATCTCGGTGATCCTGACAAAGGTGTTCGCTATTCAAGACCCATTCTTGGTGGTAAACAATTTCCTTATCCTCGACGTTGTATGACGGGTCGTCCTCGGACCTCATCAG ATCCATTATCAGAAGTCAGAAGTATGGAGTTTTATGTGCCACGAGATGAAGCATTCTCCATATCAGAACAAGGAAATACATTGATGAAGGCATTTTATTCCATGTTATATGGCTTCTTACCAGCTTTAGAGAACATCTTCACTGAACATAATTCCAATCTCTTTGAAACAAAACATCCTTCTCCTTTTGCTAGACTTGTCCAAATCCTTACTGATAAGGCCATGGATATCTTACTCTTGCATTCTTCGCAAACATCCTATG GGGACAAATTCTTTTGGTTTAGAGACGAGGAATTTGCTAGACAGACCCTTGCAGGTCTCAACCCGTATAGCATAAGACTTGTCACG GAATGGCCATTGAAGAGTGAGCTTGACCCTTCTATTTATGGTTCCCCTGAATCCGCAATCACTGATGAAATAGTTGAGCAACAAATAAAAGGAATCATGAGTCTTGATGAg GCATTGAAACAAAAGAAGTTATTTATATTAGATTATCATGATGTGTTCATACCATATGTAGCAAAGGTAAGAAAGCTGAAAGGGAGAACGTTATACGGTTCAAGaacattatttttcttaaacCCAGATGGCACTTTAAGGCCACTAGCCATTGAGCTTAGCAGACCACCCATTGATAACGAACCACAATGGAAAGATGTTTTCACACCATGTTGGGATGCCTATGGCCTTTGGCTTTGGAGGATCGCGAAAGCTCATGTGCTTGCTCATGATTCTGGTCATCATCAACTTATTACTCATTG GCTGAGAACCCATTGTTGCGTGGAACCTTACGTAATTGCTACTCACAGACAACTAAGTGCAGTGCATCCCATTTATAGACTATTGCATCCGCACTTTCGGTATACCATGGCGATCAATGCAGCGGCTAGGGAAGGCCTTATCAATGTAGAAGGGCTTATTGAGAATATCTTCTCAACAGGAAAATATTCTATGGAAATTAGTTCCTTGGTCTATGACAAACAATGGCAATTCAACTTAGAAGCTTTACCTGCTGACTTAATTCACAG GGGATTAGCTGTTGAAGATCCCCATGCAGCTCATGGTCTAAAGTTGAGTATTGAAGACTACCCTTTCGCTAATGACGGGCTAATTCTTTGGGATGCCATCAAAGAATGGGCTACAGAATATGTAAATCATTACTATCCCAACCCAAGTGTTGTGAATTCAGATGATGAACTTCAAGCATGGTGGACAGAAATTCGAACTGTAGGCCATGCAGATAAAAAGGATGAACCATGGTGGCCAATTCTCAACACTCCTAAAGACCTCATTGACATTGTCACAACCATCATCTGGGTTACTTCAGGGCACCACGCTGCGGTTAACTTCGGACAATATTCTTTCGCGGCTAGTTATTATCCAGCTCGACCTAGTCTTACACGACTCAACATCCCTACAGAACAACCAAACTCACAGCTTTGGAATTGCTTTCTTGAAAATCCAGAAAACGTGTTTTTAGAAACTTTTCCTTCGCATTTTCAAGCTACGTTACTTTTGTCGATTTTGAAGATATTGTCAAGTCATTCTCCAGATGAGGAGTATTTAGGAGGGGATATGGAAGCAGCATGGGAAGATGAGGATGTTATAAAGGAAGCATTTTATAAGTTTAGAGCAAAATtgcaaaatttggaagtgattATTGATGAAAGAAATGCTAATCCTAACTTGAAAAATAGACATGGAGCAGCTGGGATTGGACCTTATCAACTTTTGAAGCCATTTTCAGAGCCTGGTGTTACAGCAAGAGGGGTTCCTAATAGTGTTtccatttaa